CATCAGCGCAAGCCGGCAATGTAGTCCGCCACGGCGGCAATTTCGCGGTCGTTGAGCTTGGCAGCGACGCCGGTCATGGGGCCGCTGTTGGTGCGCACGGGAGTGCCGTCGCCGCGGAAGGCCTTGAGCTGGGCCACGGTGTAGTCGGCGTTCTGGCCGCCCAGGCGCGGGTATTGAGCGGGCAAGCCGGCGCCGTTGGGGCTGTGGCAGCCGGCGCAGGCGGGGATGGAGCGCTCACCGATACCGCCGCGGTAGATCTTCTCGCCCAAGGCCACGGTGTCCTTGCTCTTCGAGAAGCCGGTCTTGACCTTCTTCGAAGCCACGAACCATGCGATGTCGCGCATGTCCTGGTCGCTGAGGTTCGCAGCCATGGGACTCATGACGCTGTTCTTGCGCTTGCCGGACTTGAAGTCTTCCAGCTGCTTGAGGATGTATTCGGGATGCTGTTGTGCCAGCTTGGGATTGGCCGCGATGGTCGAGTTGCCGTCGGCGTTGTGGCATGACGCGCAGCTCTGCACCGTTGGAGTGCTCGCATTGAACAGCGTGTCCCCCTTGGCGGGGTCCGGCTTGGCCGGTTTTGCAGGCGCCGCGGCCGGAGCAGCCGCGTGTTCATCGGCTGCAAAACTCGCGCTGGATGCGATGCCCACGAGGGCTGCAAGCAGAATATTGGCAAACAACTTCATATCGGGGGCTTCGAATTTATGGCGCAAAACCTCACGATTCTACAATGTGGGTCTTGTTTCGAAAGTCCGTAGATGCCCTCCCCGCGCGCCAAGCCCGCTGCCTATCCTCCCCGCGCGGCCCCCGCCGCGGACCCCCAGGTCGCTGAACGCGAGCGCGTTGCGCTCGGCTGGCTGCACACCGCCCACTTCCTCACCAGCGCCCCCCAGCTGGAGCATCTGCCCCCCGTCGACCTGCCCGAGATCGCCTTCGTCGGCCGCTCCAACGCAGGCAAGTCGACCGCCATCAACACACTCACGCAGCAGACGCGCCTGGCCTTCGCCTCCAAGACACCGGGCCGCACGCAGCACATCAACCTGTTCGGCATCGGCAAGCAGAAGGTCGACGACGCGGTGCTGGCCGACCTGCCCGGCTACGGCTATGCGGCCGTGCCGCGCGAGGCCAAGCTGCGCTGGCAGCGCGTGATGGGCAACTACCTGATGACGCGCGAAAGCCTGCGCGGCGTGGTGCTGATGTGCGACCCGCGCCACGGCCTGACCGAGCTCGACGAGATCCTGCTCGACGTGATCCGCCCGCGCGTGGAGCAGGGCCTCAAGTTCCTTGTGCTGCTGACCAAGTCCGACAAGCTCACTCGCAGCGAAGCCGCCAAGGTGCTGTCCATTACGCGACTGAACGCCGGCGGCGGCGAGGTGAAACTGTTCTCGGCTTTGAAGAAGCAGGGCGTTGGCGAAGCAGCCGAACTGCTGTGGCGCTGGGTGCATCCGGATGGGGCTGCCGTACCGGCAACGCCACCGGAGCCACCGGCTGAGCCAGAAGAGGCCTGATCACAAAACAGGCTGTACCGACCGTCCCATCTGCGCAGTTCACTATCAAAACAATAGCGACAGTCAACCCAAGGAGACAAGAAGCATGATCGAGACCTTCCAACGCAGCCTGCCCAACGGCACCACCCTGAGCTGCCGCGCCGCCGGCAAGCCGGGCCAGCCGCTGATGGTGTTCCTCCACGGCTTCCCGGAGGCCGCGTTCATCTGGGACGAACTGCTCGAATACTTCGCAGACCCCGCCCACGGCGGCTACCGCTGCGTGGCGCCCAACCTGCGCGGCTTCGAAAAGTCGAGCGCGCCGACGGAAGTAGCGGCCTACAAGGCTCACCTGCTGATCCAGGACATCCAGCAGCTCGTCGCGACCGAAAGCGCCGACGGCACGATGGCCGCGCTGGTGGCCCACGACTGGGGCGGCGCCTTTGCCTGGGGCTATGCCAACGCATTCCCGCAGCAGGTCGGCAAGCTGGTCATCATCAATTCGCCGCACCCAGGCACCTTCACCCGCGAACTGCGCAACAGCCCGGAGCAGCAGCAAGCGAGCGCCTACATGAACTTCCTCGCGCGCCCCGACGCCGAGGGGCTGCTCGCGGCCGACGACTTCAAGCGCATGTGGCCCTTCTTCCTGCTGATGAAGGCCGGCCCCGACGGCTTCGGCTGGCTCACCGAAGAGGTGAAGCAGAAGTACCGCGAGGTCTGGGGCGCGGGCCTCACGGGCGCTTGCAACCTCTACCGCGTGACGCCGATGAAGCCGCCGCTGCCGGGCCAGACCATCGACGGCATTCCCGTGCTGCCACGCGAACGGCTCACGGTGGACGTGCCGACCTTCGTGTTCTGGGCGCTCGACGACGCGGCGCTGCTGCCCGGACTGCTCGAAGGGCTGGAAGACTACGTGCCGAAGCTCGAAGTGAAGAAGGTGCCGAACGCGACCCACTGGATCGTGCACGAGCAGCCGCAGCTGGTTGCCCGCGAGATCGAGGGCTTCCTGCAGCGCAATCAGTAAATCGGCGGCTCGCCCTCCGGGCGGGTCTTGAACCGGCGATGCACCCAGTAGTACTGGGCAGGCATCGTGTCGATGTAGCCCTGCAGCCGCGTGTTCATGAGCGTCGTGTCGGCCTCGACGTCGTCGGTCGGGAAGTTTTGCCAGGTCGGCAGGATCTCGATCTCGTAGCCCCCGGGCGTGAGCTTCGACACCACCGGCACAACCTTGGCCTTGCCCAGCCGCGCGAATCGCGACAGCGAGGGCACGGTGGCCGCCTGCACGCCGTAGAACGGCACAAAAATGGTCTGGTCACGCCCGAAGTCCATGTCGGGCAGCAGGTACAGCAGGCCGCCCTTGCGCAGGCCCTGCAGCACCGGCTTGATGCCGTCCA
This is a stretch of genomic DNA from Variovorax paradoxus. It encodes these proteins:
- the yihA gene encoding ribosome biogenesis GTP-binding protein YihA/YsxC, translating into MPSPRAKPAAYPPRAAPAADPQVAERERVALGWLHTAHFLTSAPQLEHLPPVDLPEIAFVGRSNAGKSTAINTLTQQTRLAFASKTPGRTQHINLFGIGKQKVDDAVLADLPGYGYAAVPREAKLRWQRVMGNYLMTRESLRGVVLMCDPRHGLTELDEILLDVIRPRVEQGLKFLVLLTKSDKLTRSEAAKVLSITRLNAGGGEVKLFSALKKQGVGEAAELLWRWVHPDGAAVPATPPEPPAEPEEA
- a CDS encoding c-type cytochrome, coding for MKLFANILLAALVGIASSASFAADEHAAAPAAAPAKPAKPDPAKGDTLFNASTPTVQSCASCHNADGNSTIAANPKLAQQHPEYILKQLEDFKSGKRKNSVMSPMAANLSDQDMRDIAWFVASKKVKTGFSKSKDTVALGEKIYRGGIGERSIPACAGCHSPNGAGLPAQYPRLGGQNADYTVAQLKAFRGDGTPVRTNSGPMTGVAAKLNDREIAAVADYIAGLR
- a CDS encoding alpha/beta fold hydrolase; its protein translation is MIETFQRSLPNGTTLSCRAAGKPGQPLMVFLHGFPEAAFIWDELLEYFADPAHGGYRCVAPNLRGFEKSSAPTEVAAYKAHLLIQDIQQLVATESADGTMAALVAHDWGGAFAWGYANAFPQQVGKLVIINSPHPGTFTRELRNSPEQQQASAYMNFLARPDAEGLLAADDFKRMWPFFLLMKAGPDGFGWLTEEVKQKYREVWGAGLTGACNLYRVTPMKPPLPGQTIDGIPVLPRERLTVDVPTFVFWALDDAALLPGLLEGLEDYVPKLEVKKVPNATHWIVHEQPQLVAREIEGFLQRNQ